The Anaerolineae bacterium genomic interval AACCGAAGCAATCCATTCCTTAAGATCCCATTTGAAAGCAAAACTCTATGAATTCATAGAAAATTTTAAAATCGACATGTTGATAGCCGAAAATGTTTTAACCATTCCCATGCATATCCCTTTTGGATTGGCTTTAACAGAACTCATTGCTGAAACTCAGATTCCAACTATTGCGCACCATCATGATTTCTACTGGGAAAGGATACGTTTTACGGTTAATGCGGTGAACGACTATATTCAAATGGCCTTTCCTCCTGCTCTGCCTAATATTGAACACGTGGTAATTAATTCAGCTGCCAAGGAAGAACTGGCTCTTCGTACCGGAATTTCGTCAACCATTATTCCTAATGTGCTGGATTTTGACAATCCACCCTTGGTGGATAAAAAACACACAGAAGATTTCCGTAATTCAATTGGATTAAAGCCGGATGATGTTATGATTCTTCAACCTTCCAGGGTCATTCAAAGAAAAGGAATTGAACATGCTATTGAACTGGTCCACGAATTAAAAGATCCACGTTACAAGCTCGTAATATCACACGAAGCAGGCGATGAAGGATTTGAATATGGCGAATGGCTTATAGAAAATGCAAAAGATCGCGGTGTAGATCTTCGCTTGTTTGATACCGGTATAGCTGATCCAATAAACGATGGATTGAAAAGCCCGAATCAATATTCGCTCTGGGATATCTACCCCCATGCTGACTTTATAACATATCCAAGCCTTTACGAAGGATTCGGCAATGCCTTTCTTGAAGCTATTTATTTCAGGAAACCCATGCTGGTAAACCGGTATGCTACATTTGTAAGAGACATAGAGCCAAAAGGTTTTAACCTTATAGCCATGGACGGATTTCTAAGCAAAAAAACAGTTCAAAAAGTAAGGGAAATACTGGAATCACCTGAAAAAAAAGCAGAAATGGTAAATCACAATTACGAGATTGCTACCCGTTACTATTCTTATTCCGTGCTAAGAAAATGGCTCAATTCACTCATAATAAATTTCTTTGGAATAGAGGTGTAAATGAGTAAAGGCGACTGGATAATTATTTCAACATTCGGCGCTGGTTTTACATCTAAATAAGTACACATAAATAGAGG includes:
- a CDS encoding glycosyltransferase family 4 protein is translated as MGKNIGFVSTRFAGTDGVTLESSKWAQVIKKSGHSCFWFAGKLDRNPQNSFLVPEAFFKHKENNWINDQVIGKKGRNPDVTEAIHSLRSHLKAKLYEFIENFKIDMLIAENVLTIPMHIPFGLALTELIAETQIPTIAHHHDFYWERIRFTVNAVNDYIQMAFPPALPNIEHVVINSAAKEELALRTGISSTIIPNVLDFDNPPLVDKKHTEDFRNSIGLKPDDVMILQPSRVIQRKGIEHAIELVHELKDPRYKLVISHEAGDEGFEYGEWLIENAKDRGVDLRLFDTGIADPINDGLKSPNQYSLWDIYPHADFITYPSLYEGFGNAFLEAIYFRKPMLVNRYATFVRDIEPKGFNLIAMDGFLSKKTVQKVREILESPEKKAEMVNHNYEIATRYYSYSVLRKWLNSLIINFFGIEV